The Fenneropenaeus chinensis mitochondrion, complete genome region AAAAGAAAGTACAAATAAAGAACTTTGAACGGCTCACCATGAATTTACTAAAGGTATCAATATAACACAGGCCAACAAAAACTTTAACATTGTAATACTCTAAATCTTCTAAAACAATCATTACCGTGAGTCCGCACTACTGACACCAAAAGAGCTAACCCTAACGCCCCTTCACAGGCAGCTAAAGTTAAAAAAAATAAAACAAAATAACTTTCATGACCTATATTAGACAAGTGTAATCTTATAATTCAAAAAATTCTAAGTATAATATACTCTAAACTTAATAAAGTATTTAACAAATGTTTACGTTTGGAAACAAAGACTCATAAACCACATAAAACTCTCACAACAGGAACAATATAATAAAAATTAAGAATTAACATTAGTTTTAATAGTTTAAATAAAACACCGGTCTTGTAAATCGGAATTGAAGTATTGATTCTTCTTAAAGCATCAGAG contains the following coding sequences:
- the ND4L gene encoding NADH dehydrogenase subunit 4L: MLILNFYYIVPVVSVLCGLWVFVSKRKHLLNTLLSLEYIMLSIFWIMSLHLSNMGHESYFVLFFLTLAACEGALGLALLVSVVRTHGNDCFSSFSVLQC